The Devosia sp. A16 genome includes a window with the following:
- a CDS encoding M23 family metallopeptidase — MNPAQRNRTAALLKASGFEDGPALTVQSTDGEIPHGRELSFAWLTGTVMTGLTSVLLMGAALYVSFEGQDTFSTAYEALQLITKPEVAAVDSQVKGDRVRPVAKTRSELEIVEASIRETVDGRALIRKQPFVRVRATLATAATALSNDIPDYDPVAMIDASQPVVADGDDVANPEIYGAEVEGEVQIKTAALPASFVPARAISDKSASDFVRSTVENLFAEGGGDGEVALAYAAPDTGVRDLGVVTDGGLSGVAENVSILPKTKLAEDAGLGRSERVVTIRDTGSLKEPLLKNGFDNQTYDMIAATLKNVLQSTNVPGGARLRILMGPARNSQTLIPHRLSIYFPDPKTGEIKHAATAALTDRGNYVLGLEPPKIEFPEEDTEEINVNNLPSVYRSIWETARKHDIDDAVTSRIVAMFAYDIDLTKRISAGDSIEILETEKDASGHQDLLYVALKLGTTTRELFRFRTDDGTVDFYDPDGETGKRFLTRRPLQGGGRLASRFGNRVHPIFKSRRMHTGVDLAAKTGTPIYASGDGVVEKAQWVSGYGKYVEIKHVNGFETGYGHQSRIADGIKPGVRVRQGQIIGYVGSTGNSTGPHLHFEIKVNGRFVDPLSVKLPRDKSLSAQYEGSFEQTIAQIRDLMKRDAAPMTVAALN; from the coding sequence TTGAACCCAGCACAACGCAATCGCACCGCCGCGCTTCTCAAGGCGAGCGGCTTCGAAGACGGTCCGGCGCTGACCGTGCAATCCACCGACGGCGAAATCCCGCATGGGCGCGAACTGAGCTTCGCCTGGCTCACCGGCACGGTGATGACCGGTCTCACCTCGGTGTTGCTGATGGGCGCCGCGCTCTACGTGTCGTTCGAGGGCCAGGACACCTTCTCCACTGCCTATGAAGCGCTGCAGCTGATCACCAAGCCTGAGGTGGCCGCGGTCGACTCGCAGGTGAAGGGCGATCGCGTCCGTCCGGTGGCCAAGACCCGCTCCGAGCTGGAGATCGTCGAGGCCTCGATCCGCGAGACCGTGGACGGCCGCGCCCTGATCCGCAAGCAACCCTTCGTACGGGTGCGCGCGACGCTCGCCACCGCCGCGACGGCACTCTCCAACGATATTCCCGATTACGATCCGGTGGCGATGATCGACGCCAGCCAGCCGGTGGTGGCCGACGGCGACGATGTGGCCAATCCCGAGATCTACGGCGCCGAGGTCGAAGGCGAGGTGCAGATCAAGACGGCCGCCCTGCCCGCGAGCTTCGTTCCGGCGCGCGCCATCTCCGACAAGAGTGCTTCGGATTTCGTGCGCTCGACGGTGGAGAACCTGTTTGCCGAAGGCGGCGGCGATGGCGAAGTGGCCCTGGCCTACGCCGCTCCCGACACCGGCGTGCGCGACCTCGGCGTCGTCACCGATGGCGGGCTGTCGGGCGTGGCTGAGAACGTCTCGATCCTGCCCAAGACCAAACTGGCCGAAGATGCCGGCCTCGGCCGGTCCGAACGCGTCGTCACCATCCGCGACACCGGCTCGCTCAAGGAGCCGTTGCTGAAGAACGGTTTCGACAACCAGACCTATGACATGATCGCGGCAACGCTGAAGAACGTGCTGCAATCGACCAATGTGCCGGGCGGGGCGCGCCTGCGCATCCTGATGGGGCCGGCGCGCAACTCGCAGACGCTGATTCCGCACCGGCTCAGCATCTACTTCCCCGACCCCAAGACCGGCGAGATCAAGCACGCGGCGACGGCCGCGCTGACCGACCGGGGCAACTACGTGCTCGGCCTCGAGCCGCCCAAGATCGAGTTCCCCGAGGAAGACACCGAGGAAATCAACGTCAACAACCTGCCCTCGGTCTATCGCTCGATCTGGGAGACGGCGCGCAAGCACGACATCGATGACGCCGTCACCTCGCGTATCGTCGCCATGTTCGCCTACGACATCGACCTGACCAAGCGCATCAGCGCCGGCGACTCGATCGAGATCCTCGAAACCGAGAAGGATGCCAGCGGCCATCAGGATCTGCTCTATGTGGCGCTGAAGCTGGGCACCACGACGCGCGAGCTGTTCCGCTTCCGCACCGATGACGGCACGGTGGATTTCTATGATCCGGACGGCGAGACCGGCAAACGCTTCCTCACCCGCCGGCCCCTGCAGGGCGGCGGTCGGCTGGCAAGCCGCTTCGGCAACCGCGTGCATCCCATCTTCAAGTCGCGCCGCATGCATACCGGCGTCGACCTCGCGGCCAAGACCGGCACGCCGATCTACGCCTCCGGCGACGGAGTGGTGGAAAAAGCGCAGTGGGTCTCCGGCTACGGCAAGTATGTCGAGATCAAGCACGTCAACGGCTTCGAGACCGGCTACGGCCACCAGAGCCGCATTGCCGACGGCATCAAGCCGGGGGTTCGCGTCCGCCAGGGCCAGATCATCGGCTATGTCGGCTCGACCGGTAACTCCACCGGCCCGCATCTGCACTTCGAGATCAAGGTCAACGGCCGTTTCGTCGATCCGCTGAGCGTGAAGCTGCCACGCGACAAGTCGCTGTCGGCCCAGTACGAGGGTAGCTTCGAGCAGACCATCGCGCAGATCCGTGACCTGATGAAGCGCGACGCCGCACCGATGACCGTGGCCGCGCTGAACTAA
- a CDS encoding DHA2 family efflux MFS transporter permease subunit, with protein MNDARSSAAAAAFCPPERRIYVLVAAILASSMGFIDGSVLSIATPAIRANLGASLADAQWISNAYMLFLASLLLIGGAAGDRFGLRNVFALGIVLFVLASLVCAVAPNPSFLIIARAVQGLGAALMVPGSLAIIAKAYPREERGKAIGLWSAFSSLTTILGPVIGGFVLTTMGDWSWRLVFAINLPLGGIALALLFLKVPADQPEAGRRLDLVGGALITVALLLIALGLTGTGGNAPVLSHVILYCGIGLVALVAFLWWEARSKAPMLPLYHFRNVAFSGAQGLTFALYFALSAVTFFLPMTLIGGWGVTAAEVSIAFLPFGIALTVLSPYAGRLSDKVGPGPMITLGAVIVAIAFALLGLLAPLQNVWLGVLPLTILMGLGMSAVVSPLSTAVMTSVEDRDTGLASGVNNAVARVAGLLAVALMGGVAAFVFERSLGGFAELSLFFGMQPDTTLAADVEAARQGANNAAFAAIAYSNAGLALLSAVIAWFTQENKLRRR; from the coding sequence ATGAACGACGCCAGATCGAGCGCAGCGGCGGCGGCGTTCTGCCCACCGGAGCGACGCATCTATGTGCTGGTCGCTGCGATCCTTGCCTCCTCCATGGGGTTCATCGACGGCTCGGTGCTGTCGATCGCCACCCCCGCGATTCGCGCCAATCTGGGCGCCAGCCTTGCCGACGCGCAGTGGATCTCCAACGCCTACATGCTGTTCCTCGCTTCGTTGCTGCTGATCGGCGGCGCAGCCGGCGACCGCTTCGGGCTGCGCAACGTCTTCGCGCTGGGCATCGTGCTGTTCGTCCTGGCGTCGCTGGTCTGCGCCGTGGCCCCCAACCCCAGCTTCCTGATCATCGCCCGGGCGGTGCAGGGGCTCGGCGCGGCGCTGATGGTGCCCGGCAGCCTCGCCATCATCGCCAAGGCCTATCCGCGCGAGGAGCGCGGCAAGGCGATCGGGCTGTGGTCGGCGTTCTCCTCGCTCACCACCATCCTCGGCCCGGTGATCGGCGGGTTCGTCCTCACCACCATGGGCGATTGGAGCTGGCGGCTGGTGTTTGCCATCAACCTGCCGCTGGGCGGCATTGCGCTGGCGCTGTTGTTCCTCAAGGTGCCGGCGGATCAGCCGGAAGCCGGGAGGCGGCTCGACCTCGTCGGTGGCGCGCTCATCACCGTGGCGCTGCTGCTGATCGCGCTCGGGCTGACCGGTACGGGCGGCAACGCGCCGGTGCTGAGCCATGTCATCCTCTATTGCGGGATCGGGCTCGTGGCGCTCGTCGCGTTCCTCTGGTGGGAGGCGCGCAGCAAGGCGCCCATGCTGCCGCTCTACCATTTCAGGAACGTCGCCTTCTCGGGCGCGCAGGGCCTGACCTTCGCGCTCTACTTCGCGCTTTCGGCGGTGACCTTCTTCCTGCCGATGACGCTGATCGGGGGCTGGGGCGTCACCGCGGCGGAGGTGTCGATCGCCTTCCTGCCGTTCGGCATCGCGCTCACCGTGCTGTCGCCCTATGCCGGGCGGCTTTCCGACAAGGTCGGGCCGGGGCCGATGATCACCCTGGGGGCGGTGATCGTCGCCATCGCTTTCGCGCTGCTCGGGCTCCTGGCGCCGCTGCAGAATGTCTGGCTGGGCGTGCTGCCGCTGACCATCCTGATGGGGCTCGGCATGAGCGCCGTAGTGTCGCCATTGTCCACGGCAGTGATGACCTCGGTCGAGGATCGCGACACCGGCCTCGCCTCGGGGGTGAACAATGCGGTGGCGCGTGTGGCGGGCCTGCTCGCCGTGGCGTTGATGGGGGGTGTTGCGGCCTTCGTGTTCGAACGTTCGCTTGGCGGCTTCGCCGAGCTGTCGCTGTTCTTCGGCATGCAGCCCGATACAACGCTTGCCGCCGATGTCGAGGCGGCGCGGCAGGGCGCCAACAACGCCGCCTTCGCCGCCATCGCCTACAGCAATGCCGGCCTGGCGCTGCTTTCGGCAGTGATCGCCTGGTTCACCCAGGAGAACAAGTTGCGGCGTCGGTAG
- a CDS encoding VOC family protein: MKQRYQIDYLEFPSSSALDSHRFFAEAFGWSFTSYGPSYEAIDDAGIDAGIDASAGRTDKPLAVIRTEDLELAEREVLAAGGEITRPAFDFPGGRRFHFREPGGNELAVWIEKA; this comes from the coding sequence ATGAAGCAGCGCTATCAGATCGACTACCTCGAGTTTCCCTCCAGCAGTGCGCTGGACAGTCACCGCTTCTTCGCCGAAGCGTTCGGCTGGAGCTTTACCAGCTATGGTCCCTCCTACGAGGCCATCGACGACGCGGGCATCGATGCCGGCATCGATGCGAGCGCAGGACGTACGGACAAGCCGCTGGCGGTGATCCGCACCGAGGATCTCGAACTGGCCGAGCGCGAAGTGCTGGCAGCGGGCGGCGAAATCACCAGGCCCGCCTTCGATTTCCCCGGCGGTCGTCGCTTTCACTTCCGCGAGCCTGGCGGCAACGAACTCGCCGTATGGATCGAGAAGGCGTAG
- the cls gene encoding cardiolipin synthase gives MEGATVAWLLLLLEIGLQLFFVGRALLRPYREPVSRLAWVMIIVIAPLVGMIAYVLVGETNIGRTRTARLRKAFDTLPPPFGTPDVEAQLPEATLPLFRAGTSVSGYPPVASNRARLLESSDAAIDAMVADIDAATDHVHLLFYIWLPDTNGLKVVAALQRAAIRGVSCRVMADDVGSRSMIRSEHWRAMRTAGVQLARAMPIGNPLIGAIWGRLDMRNHRKIVVIDNAVTYCGSQNCADAAFAPKAKFAPWVDVMVRLEGPIVRQNQHLFASDWMGHGEDDLTELLQRPLPPAQAGFAAQVIGTGATVRPSAMPEIFVSVMNAARRELVITTPYYVPDETIQAALCASAYRGVETTFIVPERNDSWVVAAASHSYYAELLEAGVIIREYRGGLLHSKTMTVDGELALIGSANMDRRSFELNFENNMLIADLSLTAALRQRQQSYIEASVLVHAAEVSAWGGARRIWNNTVAMLGPVL, from the coding sequence ATGGAGGGGGCGACGGTCGCCTGGCTGCTGCTGCTGCTCGAAATCGGGCTGCAGCTGTTCTTTGTCGGCCGCGCTCTGCTCAGGCCTTATCGCGAGCCGGTGTCGCGGCTGGCCTGGGTGATGATCATCGTCATCGCACCGTTGGTCGGCATGATCGCCTATGTGCTGGTCGGCGAGACCAATATCGGGCGCACCCGCACCGCACGACTGCGCAAGGCGTTCGACACCCTGCCGCCACCGTTCGGCACGCCCGATGTCGAGGCGCAGCTTCCCGAAGCGACGCTGCCGCTGTTTCGCGCCGGCACCTCGGTCAGCGGCTACCCGCCGGTCGCCAGCAATCGGGCGCGACTGCTCGAGAGTTCGGACGCGGCAATCGACGCCATGGTCGCCGATATCGACGCGGCGACCGACCACGTGCATCTGCTGTTCTACATCTGGCTGCCCGACACCAATGGGCTCAAGGTCGTCGCGGCGCTGCAGCGGGCGGCGATCCGTGGGGTCAGCTGCCGTGTCATGGCGGATGATGTCGGCTCGCGCAGCATGATCCGTTCGGAACACTGGCGCGCCATGCGGACGGCCGGCGTGCAGCTGGCCCGCGCCATGCCGATCGGCAATCCGCTGATCGGGGCGATATGGGGACGGCTCGACATGCGCAACCACCGAAAGATCGTCGTCATAGACAATGCCGTCACCTATTGCGGCAGCCAGAACTGTGCCGACGCTGCTTTCGCGCCCAAGGCGAAGTTCGCGCCGTGGGTCGATGTGATGGTGCGGCTCGAAGGGCCGATCGTGCGGCAGAACCAGCACCTGTTCGCATCGGACTGGATGGGGCACGGCGAGGACGACCTCACCGAACTGCTGCAGCGTCCGCTGCCGCCCGCCCAGGCTGGGTTCGCCGCCCAGGTGATCGGCACCGGCGCGACCGTCCGGCCTTCGGCAATGCCCGAAATCTTCGTCTCGGTGATGAACGCGGCGCGGCGCGAACTGGTGATCACCACGCCCTATTACGTGCCTGACGAAACCATCCAGGCGGCGCTTTGCGCCAGCGCCTATCGCGGGGTCGAGACCACCTTCATCGTGCCCGAGCGCAACGATTCGTGGGTCGTGGCCGCCGCCAGCCACAGCTATTATGCCGAACTGCTCGAGGCCGGAGTGATCATCCGCGAATATCGGGGCGGGCTGCTGCATTCCAAGACGATGACGGTCGACGGCGAGCTGGCGCTGATCGGCTCGGCCAACATGGACCGGCGCAGTTTCGAGCTGAACTTCGAGAACAACATGCTGATCGCCGACCTGTCGCTGACCGCGGCGCTGCGGCAGCGCCAGCAGAGCTATATCGAAGCGTCCGTGCTGGTGCACGCCGCAGAGGTCTCGGCCTGGGGCGGCGCCCGACGCATCTGGAACAACACGGTGGCGATGCTCGGGCCGGTGTTGTGA
- a CDS encoding alpha/beta hydrolase, giving the protein MSAPDHRAPRYGWWAAWAGLAFAVAALLSVPLSGVKINHLFASPRGSVSWLTLFLGVALTGALFWWLLLGRAHRFTLPRGALAGVLVAFFSYPVVLTLTDLLRHGSLDPETYASRGSNILLRTILTQLTTGFASTLALAMVGMALVLALHRRHPGTVIQRSRPGLCRTVPKLAAGLALGLVALLLGAFTVLALLPLDTAGLGSNAAQDNPALSYDDAVARIEAVRGEEAGLPLNPRCRSTLLTHGRKVARVVVFFHGLTNCPAQAEQLAAKLFGLGYNVYLPRIPQHGDADQMSLALADLTAETMIAVGNAATDIAQGLGDEVVVTGLSAGGIIAGWIGQHRADADQSIAIAPFLSPNLIPDWANHAATALLLNAPNAMAWWDPATRDNPPGMTYAYPRYATHGLAQVLRLSIALMDDAAARAPLSPRLGLLINEADDAVSKTKIEELALHWQQHGADLEVVRLPLALELGHDLIDPHQPTGDPDFVYQVLVDMMNGVPPKLPEAAGG; this is encoded by the coding sequence ATGAGCGCACCGGATCACCGCGCGCCGCGCTACGGCTGGTGGGCCGCTTGGGCAGGCCTTGCCTTTGCCGTTGCGGCTTTGCTGTCGGTGCCGCTCTCCGGCGTGAAGATCAACCATCTCTTTGCCAGCCCGCGCGGCAGCGTCAGCTGGCTCACGCTGTTCCTCGGCGTCGCGCTGACCGGCGCGCTGTTCTGGTGGCTGCTGCTGGGCCGGGCGCACCGCTTCACCCTGCCGCGCGGCGCTCTCGCCGGCGTGCTGGTGGCGTTCTTCTCCTACCCGGTGGTGCTGACGCTGACCGACCTGCTGCGCCACGGCAGCCTCGACCCCGAGACCTATGCCAGCCGCGGCAGCAACATCCTGCTGCGCACCATCCTCACCCAGCTGACCACCGGCTTTGCCTCGACGCTCGCGCTCGCCATGGTCGGGATGGCGCTGGTGCTGGCGCTGCACCGCCGTCATCCCGGAACGGTCATCCAGCGGAGCCGACCCGGCTTGTGTCGTACCGTACCCAAGCTGGCGGCCGGTCTGGCGCTGGGTCTCGTCGCCCTGCTGCTCGGGGCTTTTACCGTGCTGGCCCTTTTGCCGCTCGACACCGCCGGCCTCGGCAGCAATGCTGCCCAGGACAACCCGGCGCTCAGCTATGACGACGCCGTGGCGAGGATCGAGGCGGTGCGGGGCGAGGAAGCCGGCTTGCCGCTGAACCCGCGTTGCCGCTCGACCCTGTTGACGCATGGCCGCAAGGTTGCGCGCGTCGTGGTGTTCTTCCACGGCCTGACCAACTGCCCGGCCCAGGCCGAGCAACTGGCGGCAAAGCTGTTCGGGCTCGGCTACAATGTCTACCTCCCGCGCATCCCGCAGCATGGCGACGCCGACCAGATGAGCCTCGCGCTCGCCGATCTCACCGCCGAAACGATGATCGCCGTCGGCAATGCGGCGACCGATATCGCCCAGGGGCTGGGCGATGAAGTGGTGGTCACCGGGCTGTCGGCCGGCGGCATCATCGCCGGCTGGATCGGCCAGCACCGCGCCGATGCCGACCAGTCGATCGCCATCGCGCCGTTCCTCAGCCCCAACCTGATCCCGGACTGGGCCAACCATGCGGCGACCGCCCTGCTGCTCAACGCCCCCAATGCAATGGCGTGGTGGGATCCGGCGACGCGCGACAACCCGCCCGGCATGACCTACGCCTACCCGCGTTACGCCACGCACGGCCTGGCGCAGGTGCTGCGCCTCAGCATCGCGCTGATGGATGATGCTGCGGCGAGGGCCCCGCTCTCGCCTCGGCTGGGCTTGCTGATCAACGAAGCCGACGACGCCGTGAGCAAGACCAAGATCGAAGAGCTGGCGCTGCACTGGCAGCAGCACGGCGCTGACCTGGAGGTGGTGCGACTGCCGCTGGCGCTTGAACTCGGGCACGACCTGATCGACCCGCACCAGCCGACCGGCGACCCGGACTTCGTCTACCAGGTGCTGGTGGACATGATGAATGGCGTGCCGCCCAAGCTACCGGAGGCTGCCGGTGGGTAG
- the clpB gene encoding ATP-dependent chaperone ClpB, with translation MNIEKYTERARGFIQNAQQLALGQGHQQFAPVHLLKVLLDDEEGMAAGLISKAGGDARIARAETEAALKKIPKVSGDAGQLYLSRELARVFETAESAAQKAGDSFVTVERLLLALTIEKDTDAGKILASAGVTPQGLNEAINEIRKGRTADSASAENQYDALKKYARDLTEAAREGKIDPVIGRDEEIRRTVQVLSRRTKNNPVLIGEPGVGKTAIVEGLAIRIVNGDVPESLKNKSLLSLDMGALIAGAKYRGEFEERLKAVLNEISSADGQIILFIDEMHTLVGAGKTDGAMDASNLLKPALARGELHCVGATTLDEYRKHVEKDAALARRFQPVFVDEPTVEDTISILRGLKEKYELHHGIRISDSALVAASTLSNRYIADRFLPDKAIDLVDEAAARLRMAAESKPEELDELDRRIMQLKIEREALKKETDEGSKTRLGRLEQELADLEEQANALTTRWQAEKERMQGSQKLKEELDKARTDLELAQRTGNLAKAGELAYGVIPDLEKRIKAADDPNGDGKPDNPMVEEVVQPTHIAQVVSRWTGIPVDRMLEGEREKLLGMEKELGKRVIGQAEAVEAVAKAVRRARAGLQDPNRPIGSFMFLGPTGVGKTELTKSLAQFLFDDEHALVRLDMSEFMEKHSVARLIGAPPGYVGYDEGGVLTEAVRRRPYQVVLFDEIEKAHPDVFNVLLQVLDDGRLTDGQGRTVDFRNTLIIMTSNLGSEYLVNLKDGESVELVRGKVLDVVKASFRPEFLNRIDDIIVFHRLQRDHMGAIVDIQLGRLRGLLKERDISLELTDAAREWLANEGYDPAYGARPLKRVIQREVQDRLAEEILAGSVTDGQTVVIDAGEGGLRLGSGTPEAPGIDAAA, from the coding sequence ATGAACATCGAAAAATACACCGAGCGCGCGCGCGGCTTCATCCAGAATGCGCAGCAGCTGGCGCTCGGCCAGGGCCACCAGCAGTTCGCGCCGGTGCACCTGCTCAAGGTGCTGCTCGACGACGAAGAGGGGATGGCCGCCGGGCTGATCTCCAAGGCGGGCGGTGACGCGCGGATAGCGCGGGCCGAGACCGAGGCGGCCCTCAAGAAAATTCCAAAAGTATCCGGCGATGCGGGCCAGTTGTACCTGAGCCGCGAGCTGGCGCGCGTCTTCGAGACGGCCGAGAGCGCCGCGCAGAAGGCCGGCGATTCCTTCGTCACGGTCGAGCGGCTGCTGCTGGCGCTGACCATCGAGAAGGATACCGATGCGGGCAAGATCCTGGCGTCGGCCGGCGTCACGCCGCAGGGGCTGAACGAGGCGATCAACGAGATCCGCAAGGGTCGCACCGCCGATTCCGCTTCGGCCGAGAACCAGTACGACGCGCTGAAGAAATACGCCCGTGATCTCACCGAAGCGGCCCGCGAGGGCAAGATCGATCCGGTGATCGGCCGCGACGAGGAGATTCGCCGTACCGTTCAGGTGCTGAGCCGCCGCACCAAGAACAACCCGGTGCTGATCGGCGAACCCGGCGTCGGCAAGACCGCCATCGTCGAGGGCCTCGCCATCCGTATCGTCAATGGCGACGTGCCGGAATCGCTGAAGAACAAGTCGCTGCTGTCGCTCGACATGGGCGCTCTGATCGCCGGCGCGAAATATCGCGGCGAGTTCGAGGAGCGGCTGAAGGCGGTGCTCAACGAGATTTCGTCGGCCGATGGGCAGATCATCCTGTTCATCGACGAAATGCACACGCTGGTGGGCGCCGGCAAGACCGACGGCGCGATGGATGCCTCGAACCTCCTGAAGCCTGCCCTGGCGCGCGGTGAACTGCACTGCGTGGGCGCCACGACGCTCGACGAGTACCGCAAGCATGTCGAAAAGGACGCGGCGCTGGCCCGTCGCTTCCAGCCGGTGTTCGTCGACGAGCCGACGGTCGAAGATACCATCTCGATCCTGCGCGGGCTCAAGGAGAAGTACGAGCTGCACCACGGCATCCGGATCTCGGATTCGGCGCTGGTGGCGGCCTCGACCCTGTCCAACCGCTACATCGCAGACCGGTTCCTGCCCGACAAGGCCATCGACCTCGTCGACGAGGCGGCGGCGCGGCTGCGCATGGCCGCCGAGTCCAAGCCCGAAGAGCTCGACGAACTCGATCGCCGCATCATGCAGCTCAAGATCGAGCGCGAGGCGCTGAAGAAGGAGACCGACGAAGGCTCGAAGACCCGGCTCGGACGCCTCGAGCAGGAGCTGGCCGACCTCGAAGAGCAGGCCAATGCGTTGACCACGCGCTGGCAGGCCGAAAAGGAACGCATGCAGGGCAGCCAGAAGCTCAAGGAAGAGCTCGACAAGGCCCGCACCGACCTGGAGCTGGCGCAGCGTACCGGCAACCTCGCCAAAGCGGGCGAGCTGGCCTATGGCGTCATCCCCGACCTCGAAAAGCGCATCAAGGCCGCCGACGATCCCAATGGCGACGGCAAGCCCGACAACCCGATGGTCGAGGAAGTCGTGCAGCCCACTCACATCGCGCAAGTGGTGAGCCGCTGGACCGGCATTCCGGTCGACCGCATGCTGGAAGGCGAGCGCGAGAAGCTGCTCGGCATGGAAAAGGAGCTGGGCAAGCGCGTCATCGGCCAGGCCGAAGCCGTCGAAGCGGTGGCGAAGGCCGTGCGGCGCGCCCGGGCCGGGCTGCAGGATCCCAACCGGCCGATCGGCTCGTTCATGTTCCTCGGGCCCACCGGCGTCGGCAAGACCGAGCTCACCAAGAGCCTCGCACAGTTCCTGTTCGACGACGAACATGCGCTGGTGCGGCTCGACATGAGCGAGTTCATGGAAAAGCACTCGGTCGCACGGCTGATCGGCGCCCCTCCGGGCTATGTCGGCTATGATGAAGGCGGGGTGCTGACCGAGGCGGTGCGCCGCCGGCCCTATCAGGTCGTCCTGTTCGACGAGATCGAGAAGGCCCACCCGGATGTCTTCAACGTCCTGTTGCAGGTACTCGACGATGGGCGGCTGACGGACGGGCAGGGGCGGACGGTCGACTTCCGCAACACGCTGATCATCATGACTTCGAACCTGGGGTCGGAATATCTGGTCAACCTCAAGGACGGCGAGTCGGTCGAGCTGGTGCGCGGCAAGGTGCTGGATGTGGTGAAGGCCTCGTTCCGGCCGGAGTTCCTCAACCGGATCGACGACATCATCGTCTTCCACCGGCTGCAGCGCGACCACATGGGAGCGATCGTCGATATCCAGCTGGGCCGCCTGCGCGGGCTGCTCAAGGAGCGCGACATCTCGCTCGAGCTCACCGATGCGGCGCGCGAGTGGCTGGCCAACGAAGGGTATGACCCTGCCTATGGCGCACGCCCGTTGAAGCGGGTGATCCAGCGCGAGGTGCAGGATCGGCTCGCCGAGGAGATCCTCGCGGGTTCGGTTACCGACGGGCAGACCGTGGTGATCGACGCCGGCGAAGGCGGGTTGCGGCTCGGCAGCGGCACCCCGGAGGCGCCGGGCATCGACGCCGCGGCATAA
- a CDS encoding ABC transporter permease: MKMTETSIAAVRVPEPSLVHEMRAALVVWEREMIRFSRDRTRVVAGMVQPLLFLFVLGSGLGSLVAASAGGVDFRTFLFPGVLSMSVLFTAAFSGISMVWDREFGFLREMLVAPVSTTSILIGKCLGGATVATIQSIVVLALAGLVGVPYDPLMMLEVLLLLFLMSFMITALGLLLSSRVKQVQAAMPLVQLVITPLMFLSGALFPLSNLPPWLAVVTHLNPMTYAVEPVRHVIFERLDMAPAARALLDPGIWWGSFAVPVPLQVLLVIGASGVLLSIAVRLFSRTE; encoded by the coding sequence ATGAAGATGACCGAAACCAGCATCGCCGCCGTCCGCGTGCCGGAGCCGAGCCTCGTGCACGAGATGCGCGCCGCCCTCGTCGTCTGGGAGCGGGAGATGATCCGCTTCTCGCGCGATCGTACCCGCGTCGTGGCGGGCATGGTGCAGCCGCTGCTGTTCCTGTTCGTGCTCGGCAGCGGGCTCGGCTCGCTGGTTGCAGCGAGCGCCGGCGGGGTCGACTTCCGCACCTTCCTCTTCCCGGGCGTGTTGTCGATGTCGGTGCTGTTCACCGCCGCCTTTTCCGGCATTTCGATGGTCTGGGACCGCGAGTTCGGCTTCCTGCGCGAAATGCTGGTGGCGCCGGTATCCACCACTTCGATTCTCATCGGCAAGTGCCTGGGCGGCGCCACCGTCGCGACCATCCAGTCGATCGTGGTGCTGGCACTCGCCGGACTGGTGGGTGTGCCCTACGATCCGTTGATGATGCTCGAGGTCCTGTTGCTGCTGTTCCTGATGAGTTTCATGATTACGGCGCTCGGCCTGCTGCTCTCCTCGCGCGTCAAGCAGGTGCAGGCGGCAATGCCGCTGGTGCAACTCGTCATCACGCCGCTGATGTTCCTGTCGGGGGCGCTGTTCCCGCTCTCCAACCTGCCGCCGTGGCTGGCGGTGGTCACCCATCTCAACCCCATGACCTACGCGGTCGAGCCGGTCCGGCATGTGATCTTCGAGCGCCTCGACATGGCTCCGGCAGCCCGCGCTCTGCTCGATCCGGGCATCTGGTGGGGCAGCTTTGCCGTGCCGGTGCCGCTGCAGGTGTTGCTGGTGATCGGCGCCTCCGGCGTGCTGCTGAGCATCGCCGTACGGCTGTTCTCCCGCACAGAATAG